Proteins from a single region of Companilactobacillus farciminis KCTC 3681 = DSM 20184:
- a CDS encoding SprT family protein, with amino-acid sequence MTDLELTTLVKKVSQEYFGKPFIHQAYFNSRLKTTGGRFHLRDRNIDINPKIYRDFGKEELVGVIKHELCHYHLYNDGLPAQHKDRTFKILLQQVGGSRFSPIKSSIHKKTYHVYECTNCQHIYHRIKKINTRRYVCGKCHGKLKYIKDITISS; translated from the coding sequence ATGACAGATTTAGAATTAACTACATTAGTAAAAAAGGTTTCCCAAGAATATTTTGGGAAACCTTTTATTCATCAAGCGTATTTCAATAGTCGATTAAAAACTACTGGTGGTCGTTTTCATCTAAGAGATAGGAATATTGATATTAATCCAAAAATATATCGAGATTTTGGTAAAGAAGAATTAGTTGGTGTCATAAAACATGAACTGTGTCACTATCATTTGTACAATGATGGACTACCAGCTCAGCACAAAGATCGGACCTTTAAGATTCTTTTGCAACAAGTTGGTGGCAGTCGTTTTTCACCGATAAAAAGCTCTATTCATAAGAAAACTTATCATGTCTATGAATGTACCAATTGTCAGCATATTTACCATCGAATTAAAAAAATAAATACCCGTCGTTATGTCTGTGGAAAATGTCATGGAAAACTAAAATATATCAAAGATATTACCATTTCGTCTTGA